From the genome of Vicia villosa cultivar HV-30 ecotype Madison, WI linkage group LG2, Vvil1.0, whole genome shotgun sequence, one region includes:
- the LOC131647205 gene encoding alkane hydroxylase MAH1-like, with protein sequence MLSSTTILCALFFFLFIIFKIHRHRQKCCKYPILKDYPFLGMLPTLFCNLWNFHDFLSEKLKMHHRGTAEFMGPWFTNMNYLVTSDPINVHHMLSKCFDNYVKGHEFRDIFEAFGNGIFISDSDTWKYNRSLFLSVFKQRGFQLFQEKVIQNKLETSLIPLLDHLQQQGSVVDLQDVFNRFTFDNICSVILGCDPNCLSIEFPDVACEKAFEQIEKCIFYRHVMPRSFWMLQKLLQVGEEKKMTKACKEFDQFIYANIESKREELRKGIVQNVEMVDVLTTFMSAEKSSQVIAHDDKFLRDAASNLFIAGRDTITSALTWLFYLIATHPLVEAKILQEIKENFGTINIENKLGVDDVKKLVYLHAAICETVRLFPPVPFERKKAVKDDILPSGHVVNRNAIILFSLYSMGRVEETWGKDCLEFKPERWISERGGIVHEPSYKFISFNAGPRTCLGKDLAFIQIKMVAIAILCNYHIQVVKGDIPTPNLSIVLLMKNGLKVRIKKREI encoded by the coding sequence ATGTTGAGTTCTACAACAATACTTTGTGcactctttttcttccttttcatcATCTTCAAAATCCACCGCCATAGACAAAAATGTTGCAAATACCCCATTTTAAAAGATTATCCTTTTTTAGGCATGTTACCAACACTCTTTTGTAACTTGTGGAATTTTCATGATTTCCTATCTGAGAAATTGAAAATGCACCATAGGGGCACTGCTGAGTTCATGGGACCATGGTTTACCAACATGAACTATTTGGTTACTAGTGATCCCATCAATGTTCATCACATGCTTAGCAAGTGTTTTGACAATTATGTCAAAGGTCACGAGTTTCGTGATATTTTTGAAGCTTTTGGAAATGGGATATTTATCTCAGATTCAGATACATGGAAATATAACAGGTCTCTTTTTCTCTCAGTTTTTAAACAAAGAGGCTTTCAACTTTTTCAAGAGAAAGTCATTCAAAACAAGTTGGAGACAAGTTTGATTCCTTTGTTGGACCATTTACAACAACAAGGGTCAGTGGTGGATTTGCAAGATGTATTCAACCGTTTCACATTCGACAACATTTGTTCTGTAATTCTTGGATGTGATCCTAATTGTCTTTCCATTGAATTCCCCGATGTTGCTTGTGAGAAGGCTTTTGAACAAATAGAAAAATGCATATTCTATAGGCATGTTATGCCAAGAAGTTTTTGGATGTTACAAAAACTACTTCAAGTTGGTGAAGAGAAAAAGATGACAAAAGCATGCAAAGAATTTGATCAATTTATATATGCTAATATAGAGTCCAAAAGAGAGGAGCTAAGAAAAGGTATAGTACAAAATGTTGAAATGGTTGATGTGTTAACAACTTTCATGAGTGCTGAAAAGAGTTCGCAAGTAATAGCACATGATGATAAGTTTCTTAGAGATGCTGCTTCCAATCTCTTTATAGCAGGAAGAGATACAATAACTTCAGCACTAACATggctcttttatcttattgctaCACATCCTTTAGTCGAAgccaaaattcttcaagagattAAAGAAAATTTTGGGACTATTAATATTGAAAACAAGTTAGGGGTTGATGACGTGAAAAAGCTAGTTTATCTTCATGCTGCTATATGTGAAACTGTAAGGCTTTTTCCTCCTGTACCCTTTGAGAGAAAGAAAGCAGTCAAAGATGATATACTTCCAAGTGGACACGTTGTTAATCGTAATGCCATCATACTATTTTCTTTGTATTCAATGGGGAGAGTTGAAGAGACATGGGGAAAAGATTGCTTGGAGTTTAAGCCAGAGAGATGGATATCTGAGAGAGGGGGCATTGTTCATGAACCATCTTACAAGTTCATTAGTTTTAATGCTGGACCTAGGACTTGCTTAGGAAAAGACTTGGCATTCATTCAAATTAAGATGGTAGCAATTGCTATTTTGTGCAACTATCATATTCAAGTAGTAAAAGGTGATATTCCTACCCCAAATCTTTCCATTGTTCTTCTTATGAAAAATGGTTTGAAGGTTaggataaaaaaaagagaaatttga